The following DNA comes from Vibrio gigantis.
TCAATGTTGCCGAGAATTTTCGCACCTGCACCAATCATTACCCCTTCACGGATTTTAGGGTGGCGATCACCACCTTCTTTACCCGTACCGCCAAGGGTCACGTCTTGAAGAATCGACACGTCATTTTCAACTACAGCGGTCTCACCAATAACAATGCCTGTAGCGTGGTCGAGCATGATTGCTTTGCCGATGCGTGCAGCTGGATGAATATCTACTTGGCAAGCGACTGAGATTTGGTTTTGTAGGTAGGTAGCAAGTGCGATACGGCCTTGCTTCCATAGCCAGTTAGCGACTCGGTAACCTTGCAGTGCATGGTAGCCTTTAAGGTAAAGCAGAGGCATTGAATACATCTCTACCGCCGGATCTCGAGTAACTGTTGCACAAATATCACAAGCGGCAGCATCAATAATCGATTGGTCCTGCTTAAATGCTTGTTCAACCACCTCACGCACTGCCATTGCAGGCATTGAGGCGGTCTTTAACTTGTTTGCCAGAATATAACTGAGCGCGGCGCCCAAGCTTTCGTGGTTGATGATCGTAGCATGGTAAAAACTCGCAAGCATTGGCTCTTGCTCTGACTGCTGTCGAGCTTCCTTCACAATGCATTGCCAAACTTTTTGTTGTTCACAGTGTTTCATTTTACCATCCATTATTTTTTAAGGGGCAGATACAAGTGACGAGATGAGAGATACGGATAACGAAAAGCAGCCTTCTTTAAGCGCTCAATCTGCTCTTACTCTTTTCGCCCCTCGTTTACCCGAATCTCGTATCCGCTCTTATTCTCTTCGTATCGCGATTACTCGAATCTCTCTACTGCTCTTATTATCTTTCTGACTTTTTGTCTCGTGCAAGTAGATCTTGTGCTGCTAAGTGTGCATCTTTCCCTTGATACAACACTTGATAAATTTGTTCAACAATTGGCATCTCAACGCCCATGCGTTCTGATAGTAACCAAACTTCTTTGGTGTTGCGATAACCTTCTACTACTTGGCCAATTTCTTCTTGTGCGGTGTCCACATCTTTGCCTGCGCCAAGTGCCAAACCAAAGCGGCGGTTGCGCGATTGGTTGTCAGTACAGGTTAGTACTAGGTCGCCTAATCCAGCCATACCCATAAAGGTTTCTGGCTGTGCACCAAGAGCTGCGCCCAATCGACTCATTTCAGCTAACCCACGAGTGATCAGTGCGGTACGTGCATTGGCACCAAAACCAATACCATCTGACATGCCTGCGCCAATAGCGATGACATTTTTAACCGCACCGCCAAGTTGCATGCCAATGAAATCTGAGTTTGCGTATACGCGGAATGTTTTGCCGCAGTGGATTTTTTCTTGAAGTTGTTCAAGGAACTCTTCATCAGGTGAAGCTACAGAGATCGCAGTTGGCATGCCCATCGCTAACTCTTTGGCGAAAGTAGGCCCTGATAGAACCGCTAACGAGTACCCATCACCAAGCACATCGTGCGCGACATCTTTAAGTAAGCGTCCTGTTTCCGGTTCTAGGCCTTTGGTCGCCCAACAGATACGAGAGTCTGAGGCTAAGTAAGGTTTAACGCTATTAAGCACAACGCCGAATACGTGGCTCGGGACGACAAGTAAAAGGTCGCGGCTTGAAGTCACCGCTTTTTCTAAGTCTGATTCAATGATCAGGCTTTCTGGGAATTCTATATTTGGTAGAAACTCATTATTAGCGCGCTCAGATTCAAGGCGAGTCATATGAGCAGGGTCATGCCCCCAAAGAACAACGTTTGCACCGTTACGCGCTAGAGAAATAGCTAAAGAGGTTCCGTAAGAACCTGCACCAATGACAGTCATGGCGATCTCTTTGCCGTAAGCGCTGTCTTTACCGTAAGCGTCTGTCGTGTTGGTCGGGTGAGTTGTGTCTGTCATGCTTCCACCTAAAAATAATGAGGGAAATCGAAGAAAGAATGCTGGAATAGCTTTCCACTAAAATAAGAAGAGCTTTCAACTTTAGTACAGTGTAAAGAAAAAATGCACATCGCAGAAGTTGCGATGTGCATTTAAAAGCTAACTAGCGCTTGAATCGTTAGAGTTAAGTTCTACTTTGAGACTTAAGCCTGTTCGCCTTCAGCTTGCTGAGCTTGGTTCTGTAGGTAGTTCATGAACAAAGCATCGAAGTTTACAGGTGCTAGGTTCAGTTGTGGGAACGTACCTTTAACCACTAGGCTAGAGATTGTTTCACGAGCGTATGGGAATAGGATGTTCGGGCAGAATGCGCCTAGGCAATGTGCTAGTTGGCCCGCTTCCATTTCACTTGCAGAGAAGATACCACCTTGTTGTACTTCACAAAGGAATGCTGTGTCGTCTGCGTTTTTAACTGTAACCGTTAGGCGTAGGATTACTTCGTACACACCTTGGCCAAGTTCACGGCTTTGAGTGTCTAGGTCCAGTTTTACATCTGGGTTCCACTCTTTTTGAAACATATCTGGAGAGTTGGGTGCTTCGAAAGATACGTCTTTTAGAAAGATACGTTGGATTGCGAAGTTTTGTTGTGCGTCTTGTTGTGCTGCTTCAGCCATTTTCTTGTCCTTAAAAATTTATAATTAGTTTTTGTTCGTCATATCAGTCTGTTGAACAAAATCTTAAAGTCATATTGGTGTAATCGGGTCAGCCTACTGCTTGTCTTTAAAGGTTGTTCACCTTTAACTACTTCTTACCTTTAACTAAAGGTAAGTTAGCTTCGCTCCAAGCCACTAAGCCGCTTTTTAGTACGCTTACGTTTTCGAAACCTGCTTTAACCAGCAAGTTTGCGCTTTCTTGAGCTGTTTGACCTGTCTTGCATACTACGATGATTGGGTCTGCTTTACGGCTTTCAAGGCTACCAAAGCTATTTGCTTTAATGTCTGACGGCAAAATGTGAACTGCGTCCGTAATATGGCCCTTTTTGAATTCATCCTTAGTACGAATATCAACCACAACACCGTTTTCTCGGTTAATCATGTGTGTAGTTTGCGCTGCTGTGATCTCTTTATAAGCTGCGTTTGATGTCTTGATAACGTTCGCAATGATGGCAACAACCAAGCCGATCCATACGATGGCTAAAATCATATTCTCTTGAACAAATGGAACTAACTCTTGCATATCTTGAACTCTTATTCGTTATTGGGCGAAAAACTATAGGTCAGAAGTATAGCGAGAAAGGGTAGGAGAATACAGAGGAAGCATGGGGTTGTGATGGTAGGTGAGATATAAAATAATTTCTGTCTAAAAATTATGCATTTACTTGAACACGTTTATTCACTAATATTATCAATTGATTGTTTAAGCTGAACAATCAGTTGAGAGCATTCTTAGCCTCAGCATATAAACGTTTATATCAATGGGAATCATTATGAAAAAAATGGCTTTAGCTGCAGCACTTGCTGTTAGCTTCTCTGGCGGTGTTTTTGCAGCAGCAGAAACGGGTGCAGCAGCAGGTGCTGGCGCATCAACAGCAGCAGCTGGTACAGCAACAACAGTAGCAGTAACAACTGCAGCAGTCGCAGTAGGCGCAGCAGTAGCTGTTGCTTCTAACGACGGCGGCGCAACAACTACAACTACAACTAACTAATTTATAGTTGTAGCCTGTATAAAACCATTTTATGTGAAAGCATAAAATGGTTTTTTTATATTAGAGTGTCCTGAATAGCCTCGCTAGGAAGCAAAATAATCATGTTCAAACCGCTTATCGTATCTTTAGGGCTGCTACTTTCTGGTTGCTCACAACAGTTCCAAGACCTTAATGCCACATTCAATGAAGCTATCTTTGGTGATACCGACGTAAGTACCAGTGCGGAATATATTCAAGATCTGCCTTACGCCAGTATTTATGCTGAAATTAACGACCAAGGTAAGATTTTTATGGTACTGGCTTTTGTTGGCCAAAACCCCGCAACCGGGGCTGAACAACTCAAATGGATGTCATCAGACAAAGCCATGATCGTGACGGAAAATGGACGAGTGGTTCAAACCTTATTCCTGCCTTATGAAAATCTGTCTGGCTTAACAGTTAAACCGGGCAATGCATTGGTGCCGAGTTTTGATATGTCGGTAACTCCGAAAGCTCAAGAGTGGCAAGCAACTTACGATTGGCAACCAGATTACCGATTTGGCTACAGTGCAAACATCGTCCGAGCGTATCTTAATGAAGAAACAGTACAAACCCCGATAGCGAACATAGAAGCGCGCAAGTTTGTCGAGCAGATCAGCTACCCAGCCCTTGGACAAGATATTGAAAATCAATATTGGGTAAACAAAAAGGGACAGGTCGTCAAAACGGTTCAATACCTTGGACCTGAAATGACCCGCTTAGAGCTGACATTGCTAAAGCCTTATCAAACTAATAAGTCAAAGCCCCATCAAATTAAAGAATCAAGTGGTGAGTGAATAAAATGAATTATTTAAAAAAACTAGGGTACACAGCAGTACTTACGGTTTGTAGTGTTCTAGCGCCGCCACTTGTCATGGCACAAAGCCCAGTTCCAGTACTTACGGTCGAGTTACCGGTACAAGGTATCACGCTGCAATATTCGCAACCTACGCGCTTAGATCAAGTATTAACGGATGCCAATGCAAATGGTGCGTTAGGCTACTTTCCGCTGTCTGCTCAGCTATTTGATCGTAATGCTCAACCGCAAATAGCGAACGTAAAACAAAAGGTATTGGATACGCTCGAGCGTTTAGCCTTACAAGAGCCACAAGTAAAATCTATGATCGAGCAGATAGAATCTTTTGACTATCAAGCACGTTACTTTGTTGAGTTAGACCAAAACGCAGTGATGTCTCAGGCAGATAAGAACCCCCTATTGGTTTCAAAAAAAATAACTGTGGTATCAAAACAGTCAGCTTGGAAAGGGATTAGTGCTAAATCAACGGAACAACAGCACTTTGAGTTATATCTAACCGACCGCCCAACCTCTGTATATGTAGTCGGGGCAGTAAAGCAAGCTCACACGCTGCCTTTGGTTGAACACGCTCAGCTAGATAACTATTTAACGCTGTTGCCAAAAGGGCAGCTGCTAGGTATTGCTGATAACAGCACGGCATTTGTCATCCAACCCGATGGGCAGGTGAATGAAATCAGTTATGCCTACTGGAACGGTAAGGCCGCTTATTTTGCTCCCGGTGCTATTATTTTTATCGCCTTTGATTCGCTCCCTTCTGAGTTTTCTACTTTGAATCAAGACATTGTCGAACTTCTACGTCATAAGGTTAATCTGTAATGTCGGCTACTCAATCATTTCCATTAACTCTACTCGCAAGTTCGATTCCGGGTGCTTTACTGGCTGTCAGCAGTTTTGCTGCTAGTGCACAAGACTTTTCTGCCACCATGCGAGAACAGCAACCCTCTGAAGTCGAGATTTCTGGCTTTAGTACGCCAACACTAAAACACTCTCAAACCAATTTTGGTGGGGTGGGTTTAATGCAAATGCCTACCGCGCGCATGGCTCCAGAGGGTGAATTCAACCTAAGTGCATCGTTCAATAACGAATATTATTTTTATAACGTTAGCCTGCAATTGATGCCTTGGTTAGAAACCACCATTCGCTATACCCAAGTTCAGGATCTGCTTTATAGCGGTGGCGGGGATCAAGATTGCTCGCAAAACTCATTTAGTGGTTGTAATACGCTTGCTGACAAAGGTATTGACTTTAAAGTTCGGTTAATGGAAGAAGGCTACTATTTGCCAGAGCTTTCTGTCGGAGTGCGTGACTTTGGGGGGACAGGGTTATTTGATGGCGAATTTTTCGCCGCGAGCAAGCGATTTGGCCCGCTTGATGTCACGTTAGGCATGGGCTGGGGTTACATGGGCACCAGTGGTAATATTACCAATCCATTTTGTAAAGCCAGTGACCAGTTTTGTGAACGACCGTCTGATGTCAAAGGTAATGGGGGCAGCGTTGATTTTGAGCGTTGGTTCAAAGGCGATGCGGCAATTTATGGTGGCTTAGAGTATCAAACGCCATATAAGCCATTAGTGCTCAAACTTGAATACGACAGCAATGACTATTCACAAGATTACCCTGTTAATAGTGGCGTTGATATGACCCAACACACCCCTTGGAATGTGGGCGCTGTATATCGCTTTAGTGATTGGGCCACGGCAAAAGTCAGTTATGAGCGTGGTGACACCTTAACCATGGGCTTTGACTTAACCACCAATTTTAATCAAATAGCCTCCGTGTGGCGAGATACCGAAGCGGCGACTTTGCGACCAAGCGAAGCAAGCAGCATGGGTGAGGTTGAACTGGCTAAGTTGACCCAAGAACTTGAGACCGTTGCCGGTTATGAGCAAGCGCAGATCTTGGTCGACGACAATACCTTTATTGTGAAAGGCGAGCAGGTGAAATATCGCAATCGAGAAGTTGCGCTAGAACGTGGGTTAACGGTTATTGCTAACCATGTTCCTGACTATATTGACACCTATAAGATCGTTGAAACCAGTAACGCAGGTGAGTTAAATCAAACCGCTATCGATGCCAATCAATTTAAGCAAGTCGCTACATACCAGTATTTGGACTCGGATATTCAAGACGCAGCACACCCAAGTGATGTCGAATCGAAATCGGCGATCGCTTATCACGACGGTATAACTTATTACGACGGCAGAGAACGTTTCGATGTGTCTGTCGCGCCTAATTTGGCGCAATCTTTTGGCTCAGCAGAAAATTTTTACCTATATGCACTAGGCTTATACACCAATGCTTCTTTCTGGGCGACCAACAACATTGAGCTGTCTGGTTCTTTGTATATTAACTTGATCGACAACTACGATAAGTTTAATTATGAAATTCCAACAGATGGCACAGCGCAAACGCCACGAGTGCGAACGCTTTTCCGTTCTTACGTTGACGAGCCCGTTCGTTTAGACCGCTTGCAGTTGACGTGGTTTGAAGACTATGGCAGCGGTATCTACACTCAGGCTTACGGTGGTTACCTAGAGAGCATGTTTGCGGGTGTAGGTGGTGAAGTACTTTACCGTCCCTACAACAGTAACTGGGCAATCGGTGCTGATGTGACAGCCATCAGTCAGCGTGACCCAGAAAGCTGGTTTGGTACGTTTGATGAAGAGCTGCAGTATCATGAAAAAGATCAGGCTTACTACAAGGTGATTGATAAAGGCACCACCGGATTTGTTACCGGCTACTACATGCCACAGTGGGGTTTCTTAAGTGACACTTTATTTAAAGTCGGTGTCGGTAAATTCTTAGCGGGAGATATCGGTACTCGTATCGATTTCTCGAAACAGTTCAAGAGCGGTGTTATCGCCGGTGCGTTTGTTAGCTTAACCGACATGACTACCGAAGAGTACGGTGAAGGCAGTTACACCAAAGGCTTTTACGTATCGATTCCATTTGATCTAATCACGGTTAAACCGAGCTCAAGTCGATCACAGTTCACATGGCAACCGCTGACTCGTGATGGTGGTCAAGTCTTGAATAAGCAATACAACTTGTTCGAGCAAACCGACGCTCGCTCGCCTTGGTTC
Coding sequences within:
- the cysE gene encoding serine O-acetyltransferase, translating into MKHCEQQKVWQCIVKEARQQSEQEPMLASFYHATIINHESLGAALSYILANKLKTASMPAMAVREVVEQAFKQDQSIIDAAACDICATVTRDPAVEMYSMPLLYLKGYHALQGYRVANWLWKQGRIALATYLQNQISVACQVDIHPAARIGKAIMLDHATGIVIGETAVVENDVSILQDVTLGGTGKEGGDRHPKIREGVMIGAGAKILGNIEVGEGAKIGSCSVVLQAVPPHTTVAGVPAKIVGKPKTDKPSLDMDQGFNGRSQNFIHGDGI
- the gpsA gene encoding NAD(P)H-dependent glycerol-3-phosphate dehydrogenase, translating into MTDTTHPTNTTDAYGKDSAYGKEIAMTVIGAGSYGTSLAISLARNGANVVLWGHDPAHMTRLESERANNEFLPNIEFPESLIIESDLEKAVTSSRDLLLVVPSHVFGVVLNSVKPYLASDSRICWATKGLEPETGRLLKDVAHDVLGDGYSLAVLSGPTFAKELAMGMPTAISVASPDEEFLEQLQEKIHCGKTFRVYANSDFIGMQLGGAVKNVIAIGAGMSDGIGFGANARTALITRGLAEMSRLGAALGAQPETFMGMAGLGDLVLTCTDNQSRNRRFGLALGAGKDVDTAQEEIGQVVEGYRNTKEVWLLSERMGVEMPIVEQIYQVLYQGKDAHLAAQDLLARDKKSER
- the secB gene encoding protein-export chaperone SecB, translating into MAEAAQQDAQQNFAIQRIFLKDVSFEAPNSPDMFQKEWNPDVKLDLDTQSRELGQGVYEVILRLTVTVKNADDTAFLCEVQQGGIFSASEMEAGQLAHCLGAFCPNILFPYARETISSLVVKGTFPQLNLAPVNFDALFMNYLQNQAQQAEGEQA
- a CDS encoding rhodanese-like domain-containing protein, which encodes MQELVPFVQENMILAIVWIGLVVAIIANVIKTSNAAYKEITAAQTTHMINRENGVVVDIRTKDEFKKGHITDAVHILPSDIKANSFGSLESRKADPIIVVCKTGQTAQESANLLVKAGFENVSVLKSGLVAWSEANLPLVKGKK
- the yjbE gene encoding exopolysaccharide production protein YjbE, which codes for MKKMALAAALAVSFSGGVFAAAETGAAAGAGASTAAAGTATTVAVTTAAVAVGAAVAVASNDGGATTTTTTN
- a CDS encoding YjbF family lipoprotein, with the protein product MFKPLIVSLGLLLSGCSQQFQDLNATFNEAIFGDTDVSTSAEYIQDLPYASIYAEINDQGKIFMVLAFVGQNPATGAEQLKWMSSDKAMIVTENGRVVQTLFLPYENLSGLTVKPGNALVPSFDMSVTPKAQEWQATYDWQPDYRFGYSANIVRAYLNEETVQTPIANIEARKFVEQISYPALGQDIENQYWVNKKGQVVKTVQYLGPEMTRLELTLLKPYQTNKSKPHQIKESSGE
- a CDS encoding capsule biosynthesis GfcC family protein → MNYLKKLGYTAVLTVCSVLAPPLVMAQSPVPVLTVELPVQGITLQYSQPTRLDQVLTDANANGALGYFPLSAQLFDRNAQPQIANVKQKVLDTLERLALQEPQVKSMIEQIESFDYQARYFVELDQNAVMSQADKNPLLVSKKITVVSKQSAWKGISAKSTEQQHFELYLTDRPTSVYVVGAVKQAHTLPLVEHAQLDNYLTLLPKGQLLGIADNSTAFVIQPDGQVNEISYAYWNGKAAYFAPGAIIFIAFDSLPSEFSTLNQDIVELLRHKVNL
- a CDS encoding YjbH domain-containing protein, which codes for MSATQSFPLTLLASSIPGALLAVSSFAASAQDFSATMREQQPSEVEISGFSTPTLKHSQTNFGGVGLMQMPTARMAPEGEFNLSASFNNEYYFYNVSLQLMPWLETTIRYTQVQDLLYSGGGDQDCSQNSFSGCNTLADKGIDFKVRLMEEGYYLPELSVGVRDFGGTGLFDGEFFAASKRFGPLDVTLGMGWGYMGTSGNITNPFCKASDQFCERPSDVKGNGGSVDFERWFKGDAAIYGGLEYQTPYKPLVLKLEYDSNDYSQDYPVNSGVDMTQHTPWNVGAVYRFSDWATAKVSYERGDTLTMGFDLTTNFNQIASVWRDTEAATLRPSEASSMGEVELAKLTQELETVAGYEQAQILVDDNTFIVKGEQVKYRNREVALERGLTVIANHVPDYIDTYKIVETSNAGELNQTAIDANQFKQVATYQYLDSDIQDAAHPSDVESKSAIAYHDGITYYDGRERFDVSVAPNLAQSFGSAENFYLYALGLYTNASFWATNNIELSGSLYINLIDNYDKFNYEIPTDGTAQTPRVRTLFRSYVDEPVRLDRLQLTWFEDYGSGIYTQAYGGYLESMFAGVGGEVLYRPYNSNWAIGADVTAISQRDPESWFGTFDEELQYHEKDQAYYKVIDKGTTGFVTGYYMPQWGFLSDTLFKVGVGKFLAGDIGTRIDFSKQFKSGVIAGAFVSLTDMTTEEYGEGSYTKGFYVSIPFDLITVKPSSSRSQFTWQPLTRDGGQVLNKQYNLFEQTDARSPWFQRPSSVK